From a single Dysidea avara chromosome 14, odDysAvar1.4, whole genome shotgun sequence genomic region:
- the LOC136244332 gene encoding macrophage receptor MARCO-like isoform X1 gives MTSTTERNVSLVVSVVLSVGTLVLLFGVTWYFQSSIYLLQQQVELDKKLLLKLQGQVKIYNKGDTPHDVVRRDLVDCYCPPGPRGQQGRRGVRGRRGIKGGMGLKGQKGETGLPGEKGDTGQTGNKGLAGPKGHTGPPGQKGETGSTGLQGPKGQTGNTGPPGHTGETGQTGTVGPPGQVGQVGETGPIGPPGQKGGTGDTGIVGPPGQKGDTGMTGQTGAKGEPGDMGLPGVKGDKGQKGSQGPQGPIGPQGPRIGGGGGAGNGGRAIQPPPQEF, from the exons ATGACTAGTACTACTGAGAGAAATGTCAGCTTAGTGGTCAGTGTAGTGTTGTCAGTTGGCACCTTGGTGTTGCTCTTTGGGGTGACTTGGTATTTCCAGTCATCAATTTACCTACTACAACAACAAGTAGAGCTGGACAAGAAGTTGCTATTGAAACTACAAGGACAAGTTAAA ATATATAATAAAGGAGACACCCCTCATGATGTTGTGAGAAGAGACTTGGTAGATTGTTATTGTCCACCTGGTCCCCGTGGTCAACAAGGAAGGAGAGGAGTTAGAGGAAGGAGAGGGATTAAAGGAGGCATGGGACTGAAGGGACAGAAAGGGGAGACTGGGCTACCTGGAGAGAAAGGAGATACTGGCCAAACTGGAAACAAGGGTTTAGCAGGACCAAAAGGCCATACAGGACCACCGGGACAAAAAGGAGAGACTGGATCAACAGGGCTTCAAGGACCAAAGGGACAAACTGGAAATACAGGACCGCCAGGACACACTGGAGAAACAGGTCAAACTGGAACCGTTGGACCCCCTGGACAAGTAGGTCAAGTTGGTGAAACTGGACCTATTGGACCACCAGGGCAGAAAGGAGGAACAGGTGATACTGGAATAGTTGGACCACCTGGACAAAAAGGGGATACCGGAATGACAGGACAAACTGGAGCTAAAGGAGAGCCTGGTGATATGGGACTACCAGGAGTGAAAGGAGACAAAGGACAAAAAG GAAGTCAAGGACCACAGGGACCAATAGGACCCCAGGGCCCTCGAATAGGAGGTGGAGGAGGAGCAGGAAATGGAGGTCGTGCCATTCAGCCACC
- the LOC136244332 gene encoding macrophage receptor MARCO-like isoform X2 produces MIRILYLATAAPYLIYNKGDTPHDVVRRDLVDCYCPPGPRGQQGRRGVRGRRGIKGGMGLKGQKGETGLPGEKGDTGQTGNKGLAGPKGHTGPPGQKGETGSTGLQGPKGQTGNTGPPGHTGETGQTGTVGPPGQVGQVGETGPIGPPGQKGGTGDTGIVGPPGQKGDTGMTGQTGAKGEPGDMGLPGVKGDKGQKGSQGPQGPIGPQGPRIGGGGGAGNGGRAIQPPPQEF; encoded by the exons ATGATTCGTATACTATACCTTGCTACTGCTGCTCCTTACTTA ATATATAATAAAGGAGACACCCCTCATGATGTTGTGAGAAGAGACTTGGTAGATTGTTATTGTCCACCTGGTCCCCGTGGTCAACAAGGAAGGAGAGGAGTTAGAGGAAGGAGAGGGATTAAAGGAGGCATGGGACTGAAGGGACAGAAAGGGGAGACTGGGCTACCTGGAGAGAAAGGAGATACTGGCCAAACTGGAAACAAGGGTTTAGCAGGACCAAAAGGCCATACAGGACCACCGGGACAAAAAGGAGAGACTGGATCAACAGGGCTTCAAGGACCAAAGGGACAAACTGGAAATACAGGACCGCCAGGACACACTGGAGAAACAGGTCAAACTGGAACCGTTGGACCCCCTGGACAAGTAGGTCAAGTTGGTGAAACTGGACCTATTGGACCACCAGGGCAGAAAGGAGGAACAGGTGATACTGGAATAGTTGGACCACCTGGACAAAAAGGGGATACCGGAATGACAGGACAAACTGGAGCTAAAGGAGAGCCTGGTGATATGGGACTACCAGGAGTGAAAGGAGACAAAGGACAAAAAG GAAGTCAAGGACCACAGGGACCAATAGGACCCCAGGGCCCTCGAATAGGAGGTGGAGGAGGAGCAGGAAATGGAGGTCGTGCCATTCAGCCACC
- the LOC136244672 gene encoding uncharacterized protein: MDSSAPKYGYPLPGKQNTTPQEVMTQMFFVPDDEWERICQSGEFDYVVIGSSYCALGFITKVAENNPKAKILVLEQGQYFHPTHFQNLPPAYIHTWRGASETFPWSITKKTHQGKYIKWQHGMNNFLGGRSLFWSGWTPEPTDEEMEYWPPKVIDTVHKYFGEVRELLDVVSADKIFMTSHPAKPVYGKLQETLQLALGKVSDNVDTITRMIPGPLAVKSKSHRYQDFEKHAVPEKLLDIILTKCSSADKAPLKVRINCTVKKILHDGKKATALETSQGNFKLSNAKLVLAMGTLPPTTLMLNSFPESQFPQLVNIGERYTCHFITGVTARLPRSILDHKSELGDLEMAAMYVAGVSKKSNHQFHLQMAAMSDTDPVKNAKDAFQFYPDIAAFPTADQLSASTKHAIIACATLGQLDHHNKENWYRLNDGDDITTNATLQSVTNKTDEELWDAMDDATFQVIEQEIASGANHVEYWHPEGSSGSWKKTRPTAEMIRVPATVHEASTMWMGGDDDKKAPVGLDYRPRGVENVYITGASLYPTGASWNPTGVMVALAMHLGDILEPKK; the protein is encoded by the exons ATGGACTCTTCAGCACCTAAGTATGGGTACCCTTTACCCGGCAAGCAGAATACTACACCACAAGAGGTGATGACACAAATGTTCTTTGTTCCTGATGATGAGTGGGAAAGAATCTGCCAATCAGGAGAGTTTGACTATGTCGTCATTGGATCTTCTTACTGTGCACTGGGCTTCATTACTAAGGTGGCAGAGAACAATCCTAAGGCAAAAATCCTTGTGCTTGAACAAGGGCAGTATTTCCACCCCACCCATTTTCAAAATCTACCTCCAGCTTATATACACACATGGAGAGGAGCATCAGAGACTTTTCCCTGGAGCATCACAAAGAAGACTCACCAAGGAAAGTACATTAAATGGCAACATGGAATGAACAATTTTCTGGGTGGTCGGTCGCTGTTTTGGAGTGGATGGACTCCTGAACCTACTGATGAAGAGATGGAATACTGGCCTCCAAAAGTTATCGATACTGTCCATAAATACTTTGGTGAAGTCAGAGAGCTACTGGACGTTGTTTCTGCAGATAAAATCTTTATGACAAGCCACCCTGCCAAACCTGTGTATGGGAAATTACAAGAAACACTTCAGCTGGCACTTGGCAAAGTATCAGATAATGTTGACACCATTACCAGAATGATTCCAGGACCACTGGCTGTCAAAAGCAAAAGCCATAG GTACCAAGACTTTGAGAAGCATGCAGTCCCAGAAAAACTCCTGGATATAATCCTGACAAAATGTAGCTCTGCAGATAAGGCCCCGTTAAAGGTACGCATCAACTGTACTGTAAAGAAAATTCTACATGATGGGAAAAAGGCTACTGCTCTGGAAACCAGTCAGGGTAACTTCAAGCTTAGTAATGCTAAACTGGTCCTAGCAATGGGCACACTACCTCCTACAACACTGATGCTTAACTCATTCCCAGAGAGCCAGTTTCCACAACTTGTCAACATTGGAGAACGTTACACATGTCACTTCATCACTGGTGTTACTGCCCGACTACCACGTAGCATCCTTGATCACAAATCAGAGCTTGGTGACttagaaatggctgcaatgtatGTGGCAGGAGTGAGCAAGAAATCTAACCACCAGTTCCATCTCCAGATGGCAGCCATGAGTGACACAGATCCCGTCAAAAATGCTAAAGATGCTTTCCAGTTTTATCCTGACATAGCCGCCTTTCCTACTGCAGACCAGCTGTCAGCTTCCACCAAACACGCAATCATTGCATGTGCCACACTTGGACAGCTGGATCACCACAACAAAGAGAACTGGTACCGACTGAATGATGGTGATGATATCACTACCAATGCCACCTTACAgagtgttacaaacaaaactGATGAGGAATTATGGGACGCTATGGACGACGCTACATTCCAAGTAATTGAACAGGAGATAGCATCTGGAGCAAACCATGTAGAGTACTGGCACCCTGAAGGGAGTTCTGGCAGCTGGAAGAAGACCAGGCCAACTGCAGAAATGATACGTGTACCAGCCACTGTCCATGAAGCATCCACAATGTGGATGGGAGGAGATGATGATAAAAAGGCACCAGTTGGTTTAGACTATCGTCCCAGAGGAGTGGAGAATGTGTACATCACTGGTGCATCTCTGTACCCAACTGGTGCATCCTGGAATCCAACTGGTGTAATGGTGGCCTTAGCTATGCACCTAGGAGATATTCTTGAGCCTAAGAAATAA